One Chryseobacterium sp. StRB126 genomic region harbors:
- a CDS encoding DUF3592 domain-containing protein, with amino-acid sequence MNNTKTSNFFINTFFISFIFILLTLGTGGVIYSIQKLGKNFSLVVFGNKTTGKIIGYEGSYSTNSKGNSTKMYSPLIQFEDSKGIVREYHSDYSSSSQENDDEVTMYYNPEKPLKATRGGFLNLFFWPFLILGMSVLILSVGCYLGKPIFVAMKKFMKKIFNL; translated from the coding sequence ATGAACAACACTAAAACGTCAAACTTTTTTATTAATACATTTTTCATCTCTTTTATTTTTATCCTTCTTACCTTGGGTACTGGAGGAGTTATTTACAGTATCCAGAAACTAGGGAAGAACTTTAGTTTAGTGGTCTTTGGAAACAAAACGACAGGAAAGATTATAGGCTATGAAGGAAGTTATTCCACCAATAGCAAAGGAAATTCTACAAAAATGTATTCACCACTTATACAATTTGAGGACAGTAAAGGAATTGTAAGAGAGTATCATTCAGATTATAGCAGCAGCAGTCAGGAAAATGATGATGAGGTAACCATGTATTACAACCCTGAAAAACCTTTAAAAGCAACTCGGGGAGGTTTCCTGAATCTCTTTTTCTGGCCTTTTTTAATTCTGGGAATGTCAGTGTTAATCTTATCTGTAGGTTGTTATTTGGGGAAACCAATATTTGTTGCAATGAAAAAGTTCATGAAGAAAATTTTTAATTTATAG
- a CDS encoding ABC transporter ATP-binding protein yields the protein MKILLKYLKPYQWLIIISLLLATINQVFSLFAPAITGNILDQLVTHPNFFDKEKLLPRNIDEYLYGTSVYHGAFYFLGLLIGTAMVSRIAKAFQDYVVSVITQKFGAKIFTDGLKHSMALPYQEFEDQRSGETLSILTKVREDSVKFITNFINIFFGILVSIIFVSVYAIRLHWSIMPVYICGIFLIAFITNLLSKRIKVIQKNIVSETTALAGSTTESLRNIEIVKSLGLTNQEVNRLNNNTYKILGLELRKVKSIRSLSFIQGTMVNFLQQMITLTLLYLIFKNIVTPGQYLSLMFYGFFIFGPMQEIGNIIISYREAEASLQNFDRLMKKDVEEKPLHPKQIGAIEELEFKNVSFKHQSAQYKALNAISFDVKNGETIAFVGPSGSGKSTLVKLLVGLYRPQEGNIFYNGINGKEFDFDELRNQIGFVTQDTQLFAGTIKENLLFVNPKATEQELAVALQKSSCTGLLERAEKGIETVIGEGGLKLSGGEKQRIAIARALLRKPHLLIFDEATSALDSITEEEITSTIKEISEEREQVTVLIAHRLSTIMHADKIYVLERGQIVETGSHDHLIAEKGLYYAMWRQQIGERKTTIPQS from the coding sequence ATGAAGATACTTTTAAAATACCTTAAACCTTATCAGTGGTTGATTATCATCTCTTTGCTATTGGCCACCATTAACCAGGTTTTCTCTTTATTTGCTCCTGCAATTACAGGGAATATTTTGGACCAATTGGTCACCCATCCTAATTTCTTTGACAAGGAAAAACTTTTACCCAGAAATATAGATGAATATCTTTATGGAACTTCGGTATACCATGGAGCTTTCTATTTCTTGGGTTTACTTATAGGAACTGCAATGGTGAGTAGAATTGCCAAAGCTTTTCAGGATTATGTAGTGAGTGTTATTACTCAAAAATTTGGGGCGAAAATCTTTACAGATGGTCTAAAACATTCAATGGCATTGCCTTATCAGGAATTTGAGGACCAGAGAAGTGGGGAAACATTATCTATTTTAACCAAAGTAAGAGAGGATTCCGTTAAGTTTATTACCAATTTCATTAATATTTTCTTTGGGATCCTGGTAAGCATTATTTTCGTTTCGGTGTACGCTATCCGTCTACATTGGTCGATTATGCCAGTATATATTTGTGGAATTTTTCTGATTGCTTTTATCACTAATTTATTGAGTAAAAGAATTAAAGTCATTCAGAAGAATATTGTTTCTGAAACAACGGCATTAGCCGGAAGTACTACGGAAAGCCTTAGAAATATAGAGATTGTAAAGAGCTTAGGTTTAACCAACCAGGAAGTTAACCGACTGAATAACAACACCTATAAAATTCTGGGACTTGAACTAAGAAAGGTAAAAAGCATTCGTTCTTTAAGTTTTATTCAGGGAACGATGGTTAATTTTCTTCAACAGATGATTACCCTGACGCTTTTGTATCTGATCTTTAAAAATATTGTTACTCCGGGACAATATCTTTCTCTGATGTTTTATGGGTTCTTTATTTTTGGGCCTATGCAAGAGATTGGAAACATTATTATTTCTTACCGGGAAGCAGAAGCATCCCTTCAGAACTTCGACCGTTTAATGAAAAAAGACGTGGAGGAAAAGCCACTTCATCCAAAACAAATTGGTGCCATTGAAGAATTGGAATTCAAAAATGTTTCTTTCAAACATCAGTCGGCTCAGTATAAAGCATTGAATGCTATTTCTTTTGATGTGAAAAATGGGGAAACCATTGCATTTGTAGGGCCAAGCGGATCCGGAAAAAGTACATTGGTGAAATTGTTGGTTGGGCTTTACAGACCTCAGGAAGGGAATATCTTTTACAATGGTATTAACGGAAAAGAATTTGATTTTGATGAACTGAGGAATCAGATTGGATTTGTGACGCAGGATACTCAGCTTTTTGCAGGAACCATCAAGGAAAATCTTCTTTTTGTGAATCCTAAGGCTACTGAACAGGAACTTGCCGTTGCATTGCAGAAATCAAGCTGTACCGGATTACTGGAAAGAGCTGAAAAAGGAATAGAAACCGTTATTGGTGAAGGTGGATTAAAGCTGAGTGGTGGCGAAAAGCAAAGAATTGCCATTGCAAGAGCTCTTTTAAGAAAACCTCACCTATTGATTTTTGATGAAGCTACTTCGGCTTTGGACAGTATTACTGAGGAAGAAATTACCTCTACTATTAAGGAAATTTCAGAGGAAAGAGAACAAGTTACCGTTCTGATTGCCCACCGATTAAGCACCATCATGCATGCAGACAAAATCTATGTACTGGAACGTGGTCAAATTGTAGAAACAGGTTCTCACGATCATCTGATTGCCGAAAAAGGGCTTTATTACGCCATGTGGAGACAGCAGATTGGAGAAAGGAAAACAACCATTCCACAATCGTAG
- a CDS encoding AraC family transcriptional regulator, which yields MAVLKQNEEFDADALKEKVIGIASDMVMHDSGFHHHKTKTQLLYAPSGCMTVTTSDRQFVLPPFRMLWIPANETHRVNFRNVVAYRSVYFDSKYAEKYMSSSLKVLHVNALLKEIIERICFWEWASPNTTQKNLLNVFWDEIGKAPEEKLELKMPIDRRFKRMVEEWTIRNSMPPMLKKLAEETGAVEKTITRIFKKETHLSYQEWRQQWRLQRSIELLVDGNSIGEVSHILDFSSDSAFIEFFKKHTGSTPLQYLMKNE from the coding sequence ATGGCCGTATTGAAGCAGAATGAGGAATTTGATGCAGATGCATTGAAAGAAAAAGTCATTGGAATCGCTTCCGATATGGTCATGCACGATTCCGGATTTCATCATCATAAAACAAAGACACAGCTGCTGTATGCCCCTTCAGGCTGTATGACAGTAACAACATCCGATCGGCAGTTTGTATTGCCGCCATTCAGAATGTTGTGGATTCCAGCCAATGAAACTCACCGGGTGAATTTCCGAAATGTTGTAGCCTACAGATCTGTTTATTTCGATAGTAAATATGCTGAAAAATATATGAGTTCCAGTCTTAAAGTTCTGCATGTAAATGCTTTGTTAAAAGAAATTATTGAAAGAATCTGCTTCTGGGAATGGGCTTCTCCGAATACTACTCAGAAGAATCTTTTAAATGTATTCTGGGATGAAATAGGAAAGGCTCCTGAAGAAAAATTAGAGCTTAAAATGCCTATTGATAGACGTTTTAAGAGAATGGTAGAAGAGTGGACAATACGGAATTCTATGCCACCCATGCTGAAAAAACTGGCAGAAGAAACCGGAGCGGTTGAAAAGACGATCACCCGAATTTTTAAAAAGGAAACCCATCTTTCTTATCAGGAATGGAGGCAGCAATGGCGTCTTCAGCGATCCATAGAACTTTTAGTGGATGGAAATTCAATAGGGGAGGTGTCTCATATTTTAGATTTCTCCTCAGACAGTGCTTTTATTGAATTTTTTAAAAAACACACTGGTTCCACACCCTTACAATATCTCATGAAAAACGAGTAG
- a CDS encoding SRPBCC family protein has product MNNYTKTIEVKVAASKAYDALARQIQLWWTEMFEGASERTGDVFTIRFGADIYKTMRVEEAIPDTKMIWDVEDSLIALPELKNQTEWIGTTIVWEIEQNRENTRIKVTHLGLSPDIECYDICSNGWEQFLGSLKFFLETGKGTPYKKG; this is encoded by the coding sequence ATGAATAATTATACGAAGACAATAGAAGTAAAAGTGGCTGCTAGCAAAGCTTATGATGCTTTAGCTCGTCAAATTCAGCTTTGGTGGACTGAAATGTTTGAAGGGGCTTCTGAAAGAACAGGAGATGTTTTCACAATAAGATTCGGTGCTGATATTTATAAAACAATGCGGGTGGAAGAAGCAATTCCTGATACGAAAATGATCTGGGATGTTGAAGACTCATTAATTGCCCTTCCGGAATTAAAGAATCAGACAGAATGGATCGGAACAACGATCGTTTGGGAAATAGAACAAAATAGAGAAAATACTAGGATAAAAGTTACTCACCTCGGCTTAAGTCCGGATATTGAATGTTATGATATCTGCTCCAATGGTTGGGAACAATTCCTTGGCAGCTTGAAATTCTTCCTGGAAACCGGAAAAGGAACCCCTTACAAAAAAGGATAG
- a CDS encoding MFS transporter, with product MKKTNPLWLLTLLVMLPQFVETIYSPALPMVQQTFGVNEESTTLTISLYFIAFALGVAFWGVQCDRIGRKKTLEYGLITYGIGTFAAIFAPNFMVLLAARIISAFGISVGSIVTQTILRDTYDKDHISKVFSWIGIGLSISPIIGMTTGSVLASSAGHQGVFITLYLVAVVFYILSRRNVSETHYSGKEIHFHTLFSLLKRMLRDREIISCCLLVMSFNVLLFSYYSLAPFIFKGQQYPSYIFGYSSIILAAGTFAGAKLNRFLLLRNITPKVLVTASVMGSFTASVFVWILTGYGIYFLIPYFFIVMAFSMAIPNILSTALIHYKNETGSAGALLGLIYYVLIGSGLVSIGFIQNLGVSCVIFSGIGVITLLIFKSKEKTI from the coding sequence ATGAAAAAGACAAATCCACTTTGGCTATTGACGCTTCTGGTTATGCTTCCTCAGTTTGTGGAAACCATTTACAGTCCGGCTTTGCCAATGGTTCAGCAAACATTTGGAGTAAATGAAGAATCTACCACCTTAACAATAAGTCTGTATTTTATTGCGTTTGCTCTGGGAGTGGCATTTTGGGGTGTACAATGCGACCGGATCGGTAGAAAAAAAACGTTGGAATATGGGCTGATTACTTATGGAATTGGGACCTTTGCCGCCATTTTTGCTCCTAACTTTATGGTTTTACTTGCTGCAAGAATTATTTCTGCATTTGGAATTTCTGTGGGTTCTATTGTTACCCAAACGATTCTGCGTGACACCTATGATAAAGACCATATCAGTAAAGTATTTTCGTGGATCGGGATTGGTTTATCCATCAGTCCAATTATCGGCATGACCACGGGTTCGGTTCTTGCTTCTTCAGCAGGTCATCAAGGGGTTTTTATCACTTTGTATTTGGTAGCAGTTGTATTTTATATTCTTTCCCGAAGGAATGTTTCTGAAACTCATTATTCCGGAAAAGAGATCCATTTTCATACCCTATTCAGCTTATTGAAACGAATGCTCAGAGACCGGGAAATCATTAGCTGCTGTTTATTGGTGATGAGTTTTAATGTTTTATTGTTTTCCTATTATTCACTGGCTCCTTTTATTTTCAAAGGACAGCAGTATCCATCCTATATTTTCGGATACAGCAGTATTATATTGGCTGCCGGAACTTTTGCGGGGGCAAAACTGAACAGGTTTCTGCTTTTAAGAAATATTACTCCTAAAGTTTTAGTAACCGCAAGTGTGATGGGTTCATTTACAGCGTCTGTGTTTGTATGGATCTTAACCGGTTACGGAATTTATTTTCTGATTCCTTACTTTTTTATTGTGATGGCCTTCAGTATGGCTATTCCGAATATTCTGAGCACCGCATTAATTCATTATAAAAACGAAACCGGAAGTGCTGGGGCTTTACTCGGGCTCATTTATTATGTATTGATAGGAAGCGGTTTGGTAAGTATAGGTTTTATTCAGAATCTGGGAGTTTCATGTGTTATTTTTTCTGGTATTGGAGTCATTACTTTACTGATATTCAAATCAAAAGAAAAGACCATTTAA
- the rplS gene encoding 50S ribosomal protein L19: MDLLKYVQDKYIAKKEFPEFKAGDTITVYYEIKEGQKTRTQFFKGTVIQLRGTGSTKTFTIRKMSGDVGVERVFPINMPALQKIEVDRRGRVRRARIYYFRDLRGKKARIKDAAYKKK, from the coding sequence ATGGATTTATTAAAGTACGTACAAGACAAGTACATTGCGAAAAAAGAATTCCCTGAATTCAAAGCAGGTGATACAATTACTGTGTATTACGAAATTAAAGAAGGACAAAAGACTAGAACTCAGTTCTTCAAAGGAACAGTTATCCAATTAAGAGGTACTGGTTCTACAAAAACTTTCACAATCAGAAAAATGTCTGGTGATGTAGGTGTAGAAAGAGTATTCCCTATCAACATGCCTGCACTTCAAAAAATTGAGGTTGACAGAAGAGGTAGAGTTAGAAGAGCTAGAATCTATTACTTCAGAGATCTTAGAGGTAAAAAAGCGAGAATTAAAGACGCTGCTTACAAGAAGAAATAA
- a CDS encoding fibronectin type III domain-containing protein, translating to MKHYFFFFCFAAQMAFGQVLFPYLQNPTPNSMIVNWKTASDNETTVIYGDSPTNLNVTVTGTTNIFSDTGYNNNYYYHTAKIANLQPNTKYYYKIKTGTSESAVYNFRTLPLPGQPVTANGKIRFLIMGDNQIKAEPRYDSLTLNAFKKLKEKFGANTDPSDNIALTFMVGDQVDVGTLDHYENVHFKKNIKLSPYLPIQTTVGNHETYGTLGMNSYYAHFYIDEIRYKGITSGNENYYAQQAGNVLFISLSSEHTGSAQQTWLQQILNEANNDPTVDWIISLSHRPYQAEQYVGDISTWVRNNAVPLLVTSDKYLMHVGAHHHLYHRGQLKNTPNYQIISGGTAWDQYWGMSNEQDFDDVQKTLTDWTYQIVEVDIPTGKVDIECYSIGGKYTKKNNELVDSFHRYKNQPKPAKPSVINTFSGPVTLPLTLNGSAFSSSNGELLNTTQFLISKAADFSVIEKEFYRDFENWFGKDGNGNPDKTKNLNEGVDITKVTLVSNSVPNGTYYVKTRYRDRNLEWSDWSDVKQFEITGSVVSNPTFTLDKTEYAQNEPIVATFTGGPGNQQDWVGIYKKGQTPGGGTTAQTYVYTNGQTAGTATFNTGLPNKGQYFAGFFANNGYTDITSRKSFYVGPKVQLQATADTYPVGGTVTINFTNAPSLQKDWIGIYKMGQTPGTTASIKWSYVTTASGTLNFTGLPKGYYYAQYLLEDGYNGIGEKVFFKVGDIVTELWINKPVFSLGENITASWTDSPGIIKDWLGIYPQNIQTPDDNFVSYTYFDGVTQGNKTITGSVNGVPTAPGNYYMVMFTNDSYTEVSNRVQFQVNSGSLGVEEAKSTEKNVILYPNPTKPGEPTFIKSDYPIEKIELVSAAGELLYESKNIHNQRFSLVNENLPKGVYFVKVHARKLFTLKLIIQ from the coding sequence ATGAAACATTATTTCTTCTTTTTTTGTTTCGCGGCTCAGATGGCATTCGGACAGGTTTTGTTCCCCTATCTTCAAAACCCGACTCCGAATTCCATGATCGTCAATTGGAAGACCGCTTCAGATAACGAAACAACCGTGATCTACGGGGATTCCCCAACTAATCTGAATGTAACGGTAACCGGTACTACCAATATCTTTTCAGATACAGGCTACAACAATAATTACTATTATCACACGGCGAAGATTGCCAACCTGCAGCCGAATACCAAGTACTATTATAAGATTAAAACCGGGACTAGCGAATCTGCGGTATACAATTTCAGAACCCTTCCTCTACCGGGACAACCTGTAACAGCCAATGGGAAGATTCGTTTCCTGATTATGGGAGATAACCAGATCAAAGCAGAGCCTAGATATGACAGTCTTACTTTAAATGCTTTTAAAAAATTAAAAGAGAAATTCGGAGCCAATACAGATCCATCCGATAATATTGCTCTTACTTTTATGGTAGGAGACCAGGTGGATGTAGGAACACTGGATCATTATGAGAATGTTCACTTTAAAAAGAATATCAAATTATCACCTTATTTACCAATCCAGACGACTGTAGGAAACCATGAGACGTATGGAACTCTCGGAATGAATTCTTATTATGCCCATTTCTATATTGATGAGATCAGATATAAAGGCATTACTTCAGGAAACGAGAATTATTATGCTCAGCAGGCAGGGAATGTATTGTTTATCAGCTTAAGTTCCGAACATACAGGATCTGCACAGCAAACATGGCTTCAACAGATTTTAAATGAAGCGAATAACGATCCTACAGTAGACTGGATCATCTCATTAAGCCACAGACCTTATCAGGCAGAGCAGTATGTAGGAGATATTTCAACCTGGGTAAGAAACAATGCCGTTCCACTCTTGGTTACTTCCGATAAATATTTAATGCACGTTGGAGCGCATCATCACCTGTACCACAGAGGACAGTTGAAAAATACACCTAATTATCAGATTATTTCAGGAGGAACGGCTTGGGATCAGTATTGGGGAATGTCTAATGAACAGGATTTTGACGATGTTCAGAAAACATTAACGGATTGGACGTATCAGATCGTTGAAGTAGATATTCCAACTGGAAAAGTAGATATAGAATGTTATTCGATTGGTGGAAAATATACCAAGAAAAATAATGAACTGGTGGATTCATTCCATAGGTATAAAAATCAGCCGAAACCGGCAAAACCATCGGTTATAAATACATTTTCAGGTCCAGTTACTTTGCCTTTAACCTTGAATGGAAGTGCTTTCTCATCATCTAACGGAGAGCTTCTAAACACAACTCAGTTCTTAATTAGTAAAGCAGCAGACTTTTCTGTGATTGAAAAGGAATTCTATCGTGATTTTGAAAACTGGTTCGGAAAAGACGGAAATGGAAATCCTGATAAAACTAAGAACTTAAATGAAGGGGTAGATATTACAAAAGTAACTTTAGTATCGAACTCAGTTCCAAACGGAACTTATTATGTAAAAACCCGTTACAGAGATAGAAACCTTGAGTGGAGCGACTGGAGTGATGTAAAGCAGTTTGAGATTACCGGAAGTGTGGTTTCGAATCCTACATTTACTTTAGATAAAACGGAATACGCTCAAAACGAACCTATTGTTGCTACGTTCACTGGCGGTCCCGGAAACCAGCAGGATTGGGTAGGAATCTATAAAAAAGGACAGACCCCGGGAGGGGGAACAACGGCACAGACGTATGTTTATACCAACGGACAAACAGCAGGAACGGCTACTTTCAATACAGGGTTGCCTAATAAAGGCCAATATTTTGCCGGATTTTTTGCGAACAACGGATATACAGATATTACTTCAAGAAAAAGTTTCTATGTAGGCCCGAAGGTGCAATTGCAGGCTACAGCAGATACTTATCCGGTAGGCGGAACCGTAACCATCAATTTTACGAATGCTCCAAGTTTACAGAAAGACTGGATCGGAATTTATAAAATGGGACAGACTCCGGGAACAACAGCTTCCATAAAATGGAGTTATGTAACCACTGCATCCGGAACGCTTAATTTCACAGGGCTTCCAAAAGGATATTATTATGCTCAGTACTTACTGGAAGACGGATATAACGGAATCGGAGAAAAGGTCTTCTTTAAAGTAGGAGATATCGTTACTGAATTATGGATTAACAAACCTGTATTTTCATTAGGCGAAAATATCACCGCTTCATGGACGGATTCTCCGGGAATCATTAAAGACTGGTTAGGAATTTATCCTCAGAATATCCAGACACCGGATGATAACTTTGTTTCTTATACTTATTTTGATGGAGTGACGCAGGGTAACAAAACGATTACAGGAAGTGTAAACGGCGTACCAACCGCACCAGGAAATTATTATATGGTGATGTTTACCAACGATTCTTATACTGAAGTTTCAAATAGAGTACAATTTCAGGTAAACTCGGGATCTTTGGGAGTAGAGGAGGCAAAAAGTACAGAGAAAAATGTAATTCTGTATCCAAACCCTACAAAACCCGGTGAACCCACTTTTATTAAAAGTGATTATCCAATCGAAAAAATTGAATTGGTATCAGCAGCAGGAGAATTACTGTATGAATCAAAGAATATTCATAACCAGCGTTTCTCTTTAGTGAATGAAAACCTTCCGAAAGGAGTGTATTTTGTAAAAGTTCACGCAAGAAAACTATTTACTTTAAAATTGATTATTCAATAA
- a CDS encoding IS1182 family transposase, with the protein MLSNSKVVFKDYNPKQNFLFPPNLSELIEANHPVRIVSEVIDGLDISNLIRNYKPGGTSVYHPKMLLKVLVYGYLCNIYSSRKLEQALKENVHFMWLSAMNRPDHNTLNRFRSERLKGELKEIFAQIVVYLEKEGLVSLQTIFTDGTKIEANANRYTFVWGKAIKKNKERIESQLEDLWNYTQEIAGEEMKDTSEVTFKSMDKEKIKSAIETIDSTLRKKKICPKVRQKINYAKKNWPDNLEKYEKQQEILRGRNSYSKTDSDASFMRMKEDHMGNGQLKAAYNLQLSTENQFILNYTLHPNPGDTKTLLPHIDNFEHLYRKTPKEIVTDAGYGSEENYIFLQKRKVKAYIKYNYFDKDQKTKTITSSPSNPKLSKLRHKAHKLLNTKRGVKLRKQRCHDVEPVFAQIKHNKGFKRFMLRGQNKVEIEIGLVAIAHNLRKLALAG; encoded by the coding sequence GTGTTAAGTAATTCAAAGGTAGTCTTTAAAGATTACAATCCCAAGCAAAATTTTCTATTTCCTCCGAATTTATCGGAGTTAATAGAAGCTAATCATCCTGTACGAATTGTTTCAGAAGTTATAGACGGTCTGGATATCAGTAATTTAATCCGTAATTATAAACCAGGGGGCACATCGGTGTATCACCCGAAAATGCTTTTGAAAGTATTGGTGTATGGCTATTTGTGTAATATTTATTCTAGCAGAAAGCTGGAACAGGCTCTCAAAGAAAATGTTCATTTTATGTGGCTCAGTGCCATGAATCGTCCTGATCATAATACTTTGAACCGTTTTAGAAGTGAAAGATTAAAAGGAGAACTCAAAGAGATCTTCGCACAAATTGTAGTGTATTTAGAGAAAGAAGGGCTGGTAAGCCTTCAGACTATTTTTACCGATGGTACCAAAATAGAAGCCAATGCCAATCGTTATACATTTGTATGGGGAAAGGCGATCAAAAAGAATAAAGAACGTATAGAGTCCCAGCTTGAAGATTTGTGGAATTACACTCAGGAAATAGCTGGGGAAGAAATGAAAGATACTTCTGAGGTAACCTTTAAGTCTATGGATAAAGAAAAAATAAAATCTGCTATAGAAACGATAGACTCTACTTTGAGAAAGAAGAAAATCTGTCCTAAAGTCCGTCAGAAGATTAATTATGCAAAAAAAAACTGGCCGGATAACCTTGAAAAATATGAGAAACAGCAGGAAATTCTCCGGGGCAGGAACAGCTATTCAAAAACAGATTCTGATGCTTCTTTCATGCGTATGAAAGAGGATCATATGGGTAACGGACAGCTTAAAGCCGCTTACAATCTTCAGCTCAGTACCGAGAATCAGTTTATCCTTAACTATACGCTGCATCCTAATCCTGGGGACACTAAAACACTGCTCCCTCATATTGATAATTTTGAACATCTTTATCGTAAAACTCCCAAGGAGATAGTGACTGATGCAGGATATGGATCAGAAGAGAATTATATTTTTCTTCAAAAGAGAAAAGTCAAAGCCTATATCAAGTATAATTACTTTGATAAAGACCAGAAAACTAAAACCATAACTTCTTCACCTTCTAATCCAAAACTTTCAAAGCTCCGGCATAAGGCTCATAAGCTTCTTAATACCAAACGTGGAGTAAAGCTTAGAAAACAAAGATGCCACGATGTAGAACCTGTTTTTGCTCAGATCAAACATAACAAAGGATTTAAAAGATTTATGCTTAGAGGACAAAATAAAGTCGAAATAGAAATCGGCCTGGTTGCTATTGCTCACAATCTAAGAAAATTAGCGCTTGCAGGGTAA
- a CDS encoding DUF3592 domain-containing protein, with protein sequence MKNNSFWVSLFSLVLMLLFLGFGGKGVYYSIAKFYKHTGLVLNGVKTEGHITSYTESRKQEKNKYTRFYSPIISYYDTANRSYTLNADYSSNSKEWSNEVTIYYDKAAPSKAIRGGLWHLWFSPFVVLCLSLIPLGLGLYLLKYSIRLMMGEKQQ encoded by the coding sequence ATGAAAAACAACAGCTTTTGGGTAAGTCTTTTCTCTCTTGTATTGATGCTCTTATTTCTTGGCTTCGGCGGAAAGGGAGTATATTACAGCATAGCTAAATTTTATAAGCATACCGGCCTGGTATTGAATGGTGTAAAAACGGAAGGACATATTACAAGCTATACAGAAAGCAGAAAGCAAGAGAAGAATAAATATACCAGGTTCTATTCTCCGATCATTAGCTATTATGATACTGCTAACAGGTCTTATACACTAAATGCTGATTATAGCAGTAATAGTAAGGAATGGTCAAATGAAGTAACAATTTATTATGATAAAGCTGCTCCTTCAAAAGCCATTCGGGGTGGACTTTGGCATTTATGGTTTTCACCGTTTGTTGTACTGTGTCTGTCCTTGATTCCTCTGGGGCTGGGGTTATATCTGCTTAAATATAGTATCAGGCTGATGATGGGTGAAAAACAACAATAA
- a CDS encoding CoA transferase subunit A, whose translation MIDKRVKNAKEAIEGIKDGMTLMLGGFGLCGIPENSINALVESDVKDLTCISNNAGVDDFGLGLLLHKRQIKKMISSYVGENAEFERQMLSGELEVELTPQGTLAEKCRAAQAGIPAFYTPAGYGTEVAEGKEVKEFKGKPHILEHAFDADYSIVKAWKGDHAGNLIFKGSARNFNHPMAGAGKITIAEVEELVEPGELDPNEIHIPGIMIQRIFQGEKFEKRIEQRTVRTKE comes from the coding sequence ATGATAGATAAAAGAGTAAAAAATGCAAAGGAAGCCATCGAAGGAATTAAAGATGGAATGACGCTGATGCTGGGCGGATTTGGACTTTGCGGAATCCCTGAAAATTCAATCAATGCCCTGGTGGAAAGCGATGTGAAAGATTTGACATGCATCTCAAACAATGCCGGAGTAGATGACTTTGGACTGGGACTATTGCTTCATAAAAGACAAATCAAGAAAATGATCTCTTCTTATGTGGGAGAAAATGCTGAATTTGAAAGACAAATGCTTTCAGGAGAACTGGAAGTAGAACTTACTCCGCAGGGAACATTAGCCGAAAAATGCAGAGCAGCTCAGGCGGGTATTCCAGCTTTCTACACTCCTGCAGGCTATGGAACCGAAGTGGCGGAAGGAAAAGAAGTAAAAGAGTTCAAAGGAAAACCTCATATTTTAGAACATGCTTTTGACGCTGATTATTCTATTGTAAAAGCCTGGAAAGGAGATCATGCCGGAAATCTTATTTTCAAAGGATCTGCCAGAAACTTTAATCACCCGATGGCTGGTGCAGGAAAAATTACCATTGCTGAGGTAGAAGAATTAGTAGAACCGGGAGAATTAGATCCAAACGAGATTCATATTCCCGGAATTATGATTCAGAGAATTTTTCAGGGTGAAAAATTTGAAAAAAGAATCGAACAAAGAACCGTTAGAACTAAAGAATAA